A section of the Rummeliibacillus pycnus genome encodes:
- a CDS encoding UvrB/UvrC motif-containing protein, with protein sequence MICENCKQRPATITVTQMKNGKKVTRHFCDVCNKQLDHFHLNLDSDESPNAMQKLFSNLFGTPSWSVQSVPISNPQTKVPNESCPQCGMTYRKFLEEGKFNCPTCYGTFKEQLPQVLKRLHNGATEHIGKVPGSINESYQMKRQIEALRQDMKLAVDEERFEDAANIRDQVRALEKKLQIGGEEKGEH encoded by the coding sequence ATGATTTGTGAAAATTGTAAACAGCGTCCCGCTACTATTACAGTTACACAGATGAAAAACGGTAAAAAAGTGACGAGACATTTTTGTGATGTATGTAATAAGCAATTGGATCACTTTCACTTGAACCTTGATTCAGATGAAAGTCCGAATGCAATGCAAAAATTATTTTCAAATTTGTTTGGAACACCGAGCTGGTCTGTACAATCAGTGCCAATTAGTAACCCACAAACTAAAGTACCAAATGAAAGCTGCCCACAATGTGGAATGACTTATAGAAAGTTTTTAGAAGAAGGTAAATTTAATTGTCCAACTTGCTACGGTACATTTAAAGAACAGTTACCGCAAGTGTTAAAACGACTCCATAATGGTGCAACAGAACATATAGGAAAAGTTCCAGGTTCGATAAACGAAAGCTATCAAATGAAACGTCAAATCGAAGCTCTACGTCAAGATATGAAATTGGCAGTTGACGAAGAACGTTTTGAAGATGCAGCGAATATTCGAGACCAAGTTCGTGCATTAGAAAAAAAGCTACAAATAGGAGGTGAGGAAAAGGGTGAACATTGA
- a CDS encoding globin-coupled sensor protein yields MALWSSKHNAKKSENYFKIDQYIGQVKLDLSKNPELRKQIQLLQLTTEDLAIIKQLQSFSKDLTVEMVEKFYESISQSSELIQIINNHSAIERLKVTLTRHISEMFNCQINDEYVQQRIRIAHVHVHIGLQSKWYINSFQSLTTTFANFIQHLELSGKDTALAMNAFSKIINLEQQLVIEAYENKQEDQRTENDEFKHKVVLSVQNTAEELSAISEETTASIQSLANQADEIAQSTQQGLSFVTATQEKSESGKQLLDTQTKLMNQMSKSVALLDETMSQLRVSSHKINEIVHLVTDIADQTNLLALNASIEAARAGEHGKGFAVVADEVRKLAEETKSAVQNVSQLIQETEDNIENMSSSVKGVDTQITKGVSMQNDLSQSFHKIAEAVAGIKEINEDTMADITTISQLLNDLSEGASQVSASADQLTNIASDLD; encoded by the coding sequence GTGGCACTTTGGTCTAGTAAACATAATGCAAAAAAAAGTGAAAATTATTTTAAAATTGACCAATATATCGGTCAAGTAAAATTAGATCTATCAAAGAACCCGGAATTACGAAAACAAATCCAATTATTGCAATTAACCACTGAAGACCTAGCGATTATTAAACAATTACAATCCTTTTCTAAGGATTTAACAGTAGAAATGGTTGAAAAATTTTATGAATCGATTAGTCAATCTTCAGAATTAATCCAAATTATCAACAATCATTCCGCAATTGAACGATTAAAGGTAACATTAACACGTCATATTAGTGAAATGTTTAACTGTCAAATTAATGATGAATATGTTCAACAAAGAATTCGAATCGCTCATGTGCATGTACATATTGGACTTCAATCAAAATGGTATATTAATTCATTCCAATCATTGACGACTACATTTGCTAACTTTATACAACATCTCGAGTTATCAGGCAAAGATACTGCTTTAGCGATGAACGCCTTTTCTAAAATTATTAACTTAGAACAACAACTTGTAATTGAGGCTTATGAAAACAAACAAGAAGATCAACGTACCGAAAACGATGAATTCAAACATAAAGTCGTTTTATCCGTTCAAAATACTGCAGAAGAGTTAAGTGCAATTAGCGAAGAAACAACTGCATCTATTCAATCATTAGCAAATCAAGCAGATGAAATTGCCCAGTCAACACAACAAGGCCTTTCATTTGTCACTGCTACACAAGAAAAGTCAGAGAGCGGTAAACAATTGCTTGACACGCAAACCAAGCTAATGAATCAAATGTCAAAAAGCGTAGCATTACTAGATGAAACGATGAGCCAATTACGTGTATCATCTCATAAGATAAATGAAATTGTACATCTTGTAACTGACATAGCAGATCAAACAAATTTGTTGGCATTAAATGCTTCCATTGAAGCTGCTCGAGCTGGCGAACATGGTAAAGGGTTTGCTGTTGTTGCTGATGAAGTACGTAAACTTGCAGAAGAAACAAAAAGCGCAGTCCAAAATGTATCACAGCTAATTCAAGAAACAGAAGATAATATTGAAAATATGTCTAGCTCCGTTAAAGGTGTGGATACGCAAATTACAAAAGGTGTTAGTATGCAAAATGACCTTTCTCAATCATTCCATAAAATTGCGGAAGCCGTAGCAGGTATCAAAGAGATTAATGAAGATACAATGGCAGACATTACAACAATTTCTCAATTATTAAATGATTTGAGCGAAGGGGCAAGCCAAGTTTCCGCATCTGCTGATCAATTAACCAACATTGCTAGTGATTTAGATTAA
- a CDS encoding protein arginine kinase — MNIEHFLKSKPPIWMRGDIDYGDIVMSTRIRLARNLTGFRFPRAFSDEEALQIDKMVSNALIDGDKKFNIPFSYFSLHEMPALQRQVLVEKHLISPQLANKTKSGSILVSEDETISIMVNEEDHIRIQCLQPGLQLDKAYQIADEVDRLLEDKLPYAFDESFGYLTCCPTNTGTGLRASVMMHLPALTVTNQMGSLINTMARLGMVVRGIYGEGTEAVGNYYQISNQITLGKPEEDIILDLQSVAEQIIQKEIGARRALLEHASIAVSDRLNRSLGVLKYARILSSEEAANCLSNVRLGIDLGLIPTIPDRVLNECMLIMQPGFLQQHAGTTLQPNERDVYRASIIREQLQFNNSDSKQ; from the coding sequence GTGAACATTGAACACTTTTTGAAAAGTAAACCGCCTATTTGGATGCGAGGAGATATTGATTATGGTGATATCGTAATGAGCACACGTATCCGATTAGCAAGGAATTTAACAGGTTTTCGTTTTCCAAGAGCATTTTCAGATGAAGAAGCTTTACAAATCGATAAAATGGTATCGAATGCTCTAATCGACGGAGATAAAAAGTTTAATATTCCATTTTCCTATTTCTCACTTCATGAGATGCCAGCGTTGCAACGACAAGTACTAGTAGAGAAACATTTAATTAGTCCGCAACTAGCAAATAAAACAAAATCCGGCTCAATCTTAGTATCAGAAGACGAAACGATTAGTATTATGGTAAATGAAGAGGATCATATCCGAATTCAATGCTTACAACCGGGTTTACAATTAGATAAAGCTTATCAAATAGCAGATGAAGTTGATCGACTGTTAGAAGACAAATTACCTTATGCCTTTGATGAATCATTTGGTTACTTAACATGCTGCCCGACTAATACTGGTACGGGGCTTAGAGCATCAGTAATGATGCATTTACCGGCTCTTACCGTAACAAACCAAATGGGCTCACTTATTAATACAATGGCTCGGTTAGGTATGGTTGTACGAGGTATTTATGGTGAAGGGACAGAAGCTGTCGGAAACTATTATCAAATTTCAAATCAAATTACACTTGGAAAACCTGAAGAAGATATTATTTTAGATTTACAAAGTGTAGCTGAACAAATTATTCAAAAGGAAATTGGTGCAAGACGGGCATTATTAGAACATGCGTCTATTGCTGTATCTGACCGTTTAAATCGCTCATTAGGCGTTTTAAAATATGCCAGAATTTTATCCAGTGAAGAAGCGGCTAATTGTTTGTCAAATGTCCGGTTAGGCATAGATTTAGGGCTTATTCCAACGATTCCAGATCGTGTTTTAAATGAATGTATGTTAATTATGCAACCAGGCTTTTTACAACAACATGCGGGTACGACACTCCAGCCAAATGAAAGAGATGTATATCGCGCATCCATAATTAGAGAACAGTTGCAATTTAATAATTCAGACTCTAAACAATAA
- the corA gene encoding magnesium/cobalt transporter CorA — MIRTLGLTTDQQLKMDFPLEEIKQGKFEWYWVDFDKPSATEDVLLDQFFHFHPLAIEDCLMRLQRPKLDYYDDYHFLVAHKINQETFEAEEVNLFVSPNFVVTYHKSFVPEFDIVRKRLMNRPQMWDRGALFVMYQAIDKIVDSYFPMVYNIEDHLNEIEDQLNYQNSTKSMRYVFDLRSDLLHIRRTILPMRDLLYRILNSYRFHLDDQERAYFGDIHDHLVKLTEMVESNRELTADMRDSHMSVNASRMNGIMMILTIISSIFIPLTFIAGVYGMNFKNMPELEWHYGYFIILLVMLGIAGSMLAWFKYKGWFDLFKP; from the coding sequence ATGATTCGAACACTTGGATTAACAACTGACCAACAACTTAAAATGGATTTTCCATTAGAAGAAATAAAACAAGGAAAATTTGAATGGTATTGGGTAGACTTCGATAAACCAAGTGCAACAGAAGATGTTCTATTAGATCAATTCTTTCATTTTCATCCACTTGCAATTGAAGATTGCTTAATGCGATTACAACGTCCAAAATTAGACTACTACGATGATTATCATTTTCTTGTTGCCCATAAGATCAACCAGGAAACTTTTGAGGCTGAAGAAGTCAACTTGTTTGTTTCACCAAACTTCGTCGTTACTTATCATAAATCATTTGTTCCAGAATTTGATATTGTCAGAAAACGTTTGATGAATCGCCCACAGATGTGGGATCGTGGTGCACTTTTCGTGATGTATCAGGCAATTGATAAAATTGTCGATAGCTATTTTCCAATGGTTTACAATATCGAAGACCATCTAAATGAAATTGAAGACCAATTGAATTATCAAAATAGCACAAAGTCTATGCGCTATGTATTTGATTTGAGAAGTGATTTACTTCATATACGGCGAACTATTTTACCTATGCGAGATTTACTTTATCGAATTTTAAATTCTTACCGTTTCCATCTTGACGATCAAGAACGTGCTTATTTCGGAGATATCCATGACCATTTAGTTAAGTTAACGGAAATGGTGGAATCTAATCGTGAACTAACTGCAGATATGCGTGACAGCCATATGTCTGTAAACGCTAGCCGAATGAATGGTATTATGATGATTTTGACAATTATCTCCTCTATATTCATTCCTTTAACATTTATCGCTGGTGTATATGGCATGAATTTCAAAAACATGCCTGAGTTGGAATGGCACTATGGTTATTTTATCATCCTATTGGTTATGTTAGGCATTGCTGGTTCTATGCTTGCATGGTTTAAATATAAAGGGTGGTTTGACTTATTTAAGCCATAG
- a CDS encoding acyl-CoA thioesterase, with protein sequence MLEPIPMSQSRTIQTRLVLPPDTNHMNTIFGGKVLAYIDEIAAITSMKHAKMQTVTASFDSVDFYSPVRSGEILELEAIVSSTGRTSMELYIVVQSRDIHTGEKKLTTESFVTMVAVDDKGKPQEVAQVFPETEEEKRLFESGPQRRQHRKEKRDMPHKFFTL encoded by the coding sequence ATGCTTGAACCAATTCCAATGAGCCAATCTAGAACAATTCAAACAAGATTAGTATTACCGCCAGATACCAATCATATGAATACAATCTTTGGGGGTAAAGTTTTAGCGTATATTGATGAAATTGCAGCGATTACGTCGATGAAACATGCCAAAATGCAAACTGTTACAGCTTCATTTGATTCCGTTGATTTTTATTCTCCAGTACGCTCAGGGGAAATTTTAGAGCTTGAAGCAATTGTGAGCTCTACTGGACGAACGTCTATGGAACTTTATATCGTTGTCCAATCACGGGATATTCATACAGGAGAAAAGAAATTAACAACAGAATCATTTGTTACGATGGTAGCTGTAGATGATAAAGGAAAACCGCAAGAAGTTGCACAAGTTTTTCCTGAAACAGAAGAAGAAAAGAGATTATTTGAATCTGGTCCACAACGTCGACAACATCGAAAAGAAAAACGTGATATGCCACATAAATTCTTTACATTATAG
- a CDS encoding PIN/TRAM domain-containing protein, which produces MLKRIVQIAFLFIGGTMGLFILPPLYELIHLSSNPWLNNPYTSVAIGALILFGFSFLFSDYFVKFIRWMEEKLLKAPVGDLLFGTLGLIIGLIVAYLVGFAIDSIKIPVITTILPILLSIVLGYLGFQVGFKKRDELINVFTSGKASSLGGSRKKAVEESEILGSMYKLLDTSVIIDGRIADISETGFVEGVLVVPQFVLTELQHIADSSDTLKRTRGRRGLDILRKLQDERASQVLITEIDFEDVQEVDLKLVRLAKQMGGQILTNDFNLNKVCDLHNVKVLNINDLANAVKPVVIPGEEMNVVVIKDGKEHNQGVAYLDDGTMIVVEEGKSFIGQAIVVTVTSVLQTSAGRMIFAKPKQNGRTA; this is translated from the coding sequence ATGTTAAAGAGAATTGTCCAAATTGCGTTTCTTTTTATCGGGGGAACGATGGGTTTATTTATTTTACCGCCATTATACGAATTGATTCATTTATCCTCAAACCCATGGTTAAATAATCCGTATACTTCTGTTGCAATTGGCGCATTAATATTATTTGGATTTTCATTTTTATTCTCGGATTATTTTGTGAAGTTTATCCGATGGATGGAAGAAAAACTATTAAAAGCACCTGTAGGAGATTTATTGTTCGGTACATTAGGGTTGATTATTGGATTAATTGTTGCATATTTAGTAGGGTTTGCAATTGATAGTATTAAAATCCCTGTAATTACAACAATTTTGCCAATATTATTGTCAATAGTATTAGGTTACCTTGGATTTCAAGTGGGCTTCAAAAAGCGTGATGAGTTAATTAATGTTTTCACATCTGGTAAAGCATCTTCACTTGGTGGATCAAGAAAAAAAGCAGTAGAGGAATCCGAAATCTTAGGATCGATGTATAAGCTTTTAGATACAAGTGTTATTATAGATGGCCGTATTGCTGATATTTCTGAAACAGGCTTTGTTGAAGGGGTATTAGTTGTCCCTCAATTCGTATTAACAGAATTGCAGCATATAGCAGATTCTTCAGATACATTGAAACGTACAAGAGGTCGCCGCGGTTTAGATATATTAAGAAAACTTCAGGACGAAAGAGCTTCACAAGTGTTAATTACGGAAATTGATTTCGAAGACGTTCAAGAAGTAGATTTAAAATTAGTACGCCTAGCAAAGCAAATGGGTGGACAGATTTTAACAAATGATTTTAATTTAAATAAAGTTTGTGATCTGCACAATGTTAAAGTTCTAAATATTAACGATTTAGCAAATGCAGTGAAACCAGTTGTTATTCCTGGTGAAGAGATGAATGTTGTTGTTATTAAAGATGGTAAAGAACATAACCAAGGTGTAGCTTATTTAGATGATGGTACAATGATTGTTGTAGAAGAGGGGAAATCTTTTATAGGTCAAGCGATTGTTGTAACGGTAACAAGTGTATTACAAACTTCTGCAGGTCGAATGATTTTTGCAAAACCAAAACAAAATGGAAGAACAGCATAA
- a CDS encoding CtsR family transcriptional regulator, producing the protein MRNISDIIEGYLKEVIELGGKGHIEIKRSEIADKFQCVPSQINYVINTRFTAERGYLVESKRGGGGYIRILRIKADSEAELIDEILQQVSNSISQTMAQDYIFRLIDEDVISRREAKLMIAALDRSVLCINLPARDELRARILHAMLLALKYDKQT; encoded by the coding sequence ATGCGAAATATCTCTGACATTATAGAAGGGTATTTGAAGGAAGTTATTGAATTAGGTGGTAAAGGACATATTGAAATCAAACGAAGTGAAATTGCGGATAAATTTCAATGTGTACCATCACAAATAAATTACGTTATCAATACGAGATTTACTGCTGAGCGTGGTTACTTAGTTGAAAGCAAACGTGGTGGAGGCGGTTATATTCGAATATTACGTATCAAGGCTGATTCTGAAGCAGAATTAATTGATGAAATTTTGCAACAGGTTAGTAATTCAATTTCTCAAACAATGGCACAAGACTATATTTTCCGTTTGATTGATGAGGATGTTATTAGTCGCAGAGAAGCGAAGCTGATGATTGCTGCTCTTGATCGTTCGGTTCTATGCATCAATCTGCCTGCGCGAGATGAGTTACGTGCTCGAATTTTGCATGCAATGTTATTAGCGTTAAAGTACGATAAGCAAACGTAA
- a CDS encoding ATP-dependent Clp protease ATP-binding subunit, whose translation MMYNRFTQRAQKVLQLAQEEAIRMKHEAIGTEHILLGLIREGGGIAAKALEAIDVSSEMIEEGIEELVGMGTKNVGPIVHYTPRAKKVIELSVDESRKLGHSYIGTEHLLLALIREGEGVAARVLNNAGVSLNKARQQVLQLLGSSDHPQANNNTAPAANTPTLDSLARDLTQIAREGSLDPVIGRSKEITRVIEVLSRRTKNNPVLIGEPGVGKTAIAEGLAQQIVNNEVPETLRDKRVMTLDMGTVVAGTKYRGEFEDRLKKVMDEIRQAGNVILFIDELHTLIGAGGAEGAIDASNILKPSLARGELQCIGATTLDEYRKYIEKDAALERRFQPIQVDEPSVEEAIQIIKGLRDRYEAHHRVKITDAAIEAAAKMSDRYISDRFLPDKAIDLIDEAGSKVRLRSFTTPPDLKELEQQLDSLHSEKMAAVQSQEFEKAASLRDTEQKLKDKLNTTKKEWKEAQGKAESKVTVNDIAEVVSMWTGVPVSKLAQEESEKLLHLEEELHKRVVGQGEAVEAISRAIRRARAGLKDPKRPIGSFIFLGPTGVGKTELARALAEVMFGDEDAMIRVDMSEYMEKHSTSRLVGSPPGYVGFDEGGQLTEKVRRKPYSVILLDEIEKAHPDVFNILLQVLDDGRLTDSKGRVVDFRNTVVIMTSNIGAEALKYRKSLGFGAQSALQSQENAKNVMMEELKKAFRPEFLNRIDEMIVFHSLEKEELNQIVVLMAKTLTKRLEEQNITLELTPAAIEKIAKEGYDPQYGARPLRRAIQKHVEDRLSEEILKGTVLTGQRVVFDVKDDQFVVDVKELVAK comes from the coding sequence ATGATGTACAATCGTTTTACACAGCGTGCACAAAAAGTATTACAACTTGCGCAAGAAGAGGCAATTCGTATGAAACACGAAGCAATTGGCACGGAGCATATACTGTTAGGATTAATTCGAGAAGGTGGCGGAATTGCTGCAAAAGCTTTAGAAGCTATAGATGTAAGTTCGGAAATGATTGAAGAAGGTATTGAGGAATTAGTGGGCATGGGTACCAAAAATGTTGGACCAATTGTACATTATACACCTCGTGCGAAAAAAGTAATCGAATTGTCAGTTGATGAGTCTCGTAAACTAGGTCATTCTTACATTGGAACAGAACATTTACTTTTAGCGCTAATTCGAGAAGGTGAGGGTGTAGCAGCTCGAGTATTAAATAATGCAGGAGTAAGTCTAAACAAAGCACGTCAACAAGTGTTACAGCTTTTAGGTAGTAGTGATCATCCACAAGCAAACAATAATACTGCTCCAGCGGCGAATACACCTACTTTAGACAGTTTAGCACGTGATCTCACTCAAATCGCTAGAGAAGGAAGCTTAGATCCGGTTATTGGTCGTAGTAAAGAAATAACTCGTGTTATAGAAGTTCTATCTAGACGCACAAAAAATAACCCAGTTTTAATTGGAGAACCTGGTGTCGGTAAAACAGCGATTGCTGAAGGACTCGCGCAACAAATTGTAAATAATGAAGTACCCGAGACATTGCGAGATAAACGTGTTATGACATTGGATATGGGTACTGTTGTAGCAGGTACAAAATATCGTGGTGAATTCGAAGATCGTTTGAAAAAGGTGATGGATGAAATTCGACAAGCTGGTAATGTCATCTTATTCATTGATGAATTACACACGTTAATTGGTGCAGGTGGTGCGGAAGGTGCAATTGATGCATCAAATATTTTAAAACCATCACTTGCTCGTGGTGAATTACAATGTATTGGTGCTACAACTCTTGATGAGTATCGTAAATACATTGAAAAGGATGCAGCGCTTGAACGTCGTTTCCAACCAATTCAAGTAGATGAACCTTCTGTAGAAGAAGCAATCCAAATTATTAAAGGATTACGCGATCGTTATGAAGCACATCATCGAGTAAAGATTACAGACGCTGCAATTGAAGCAGCTGCTAAAATGTCAGATCGATATATTTCAGATCGCTTCTTACCTGATAAAGCCATTGACTTAATTGATGAAGCAGGATCAAAAGTACGTTTACGTTCATTCACAACACCGCCAGATTTAAAGGAATTAGAACAACAATTAGATTCCTTACACTCTGAGAAAATGGCTGCAGTACAGTCTCAAGAGTTTGAAAAAGCAGCATCATTGCGTGATACAGAACAAAAACTAAAAGATAAATTAAATACAACAAAAAAAGAGTGGAAAGAAGCTCAAGGTAAAGCAGAATCAAAAGTAACAGTAAATGATATTGCTGAAGTCGTATCAATGTGGACAGGAGTGCCTGTTTCTAAATTAGCACAAGAAGAATCCGAAAAACTATTACATCTTGAAGAAGAATTGCATAAACGTGTAGTGGGGCAAGGCGAAGCTGTTGAAGCAATTTCTAGAGCTATTCGTCGTGCGAGAGCTGGATTAAAAGACCCTAAACGTCCAATTGGTTCATTTATTTTCTTAGGGCCAACTGGTGTTGGTAAAACTGAACTTGCCCGTGCTCTAGCAGAGGTTATGTTTGGTGATGAAGATGCGATGATTCGAGTTGATATGTCTGAATACATGGAAAAACATTCGACTTCACGTCTTGTTGGATCACCTCCAGGGTATGTAGGCTTTGATGAAGGTGGTCAATTAACAGAAAAAGTTCGTCGTAAACCGTATTCTGTTATCTTATTAGATGAGATTGAAAAGGCACACCCAGATGTTTTCAACATTCTTTTACAAGTACTTGATGATGGACGATTAACAGATTCTAAAGGACGTGTTGTTGATTTCCGTAATACAGTAGTTATTATGACTTCAAATATTGGCGCAGAGGCATTAAAATATCGTAAATCGCTAGGATTTGGTGCACAAAGTGCATTACAAAGCCAAGAAAATGCTAAAAACGTTATGATGGAAGAATTGAAAAAGGCTTTTAGACCTGAATTCTTAAATCGTATTGACGAAATGATTGTGTTCCATTCTTTAGAAAAAGAAGAGCTAAACCAAATCGTTGTACTAATGGCTAAAACATTAACAAAACGTTTAGAAGAACAAAATATTACACTTGAGTTAACACCAGCTGCAATTGAAAAAATTGCGAAGGAAGGATACGATCCACAATATGGTGCTCGTCCACTACGTCGTGCTATCCAAAAGCATGTAGAAGATCGACTTTCTGAAGAAATTTTAAAAGGTACTGTATTAACAGGACAACGTGTTGTATTTGATGTGAAAGACGACCAGTTTGTTGTGGATGTTAAAGAATTAGTAGCAAAATAA
- the radA gene encoding DNA repair protein RadA, whose amino-acid sequence MVKKKTKFFCNACGYESPKWLGRCPGCGEWNTMVEEVEVVSKGPRGAFQHSANVSQKATPIISVESEEAPRVETELKELNRVLGGGVVPGSLILIGGDPGIGKSTLLLQVSALLSNKGHRVLYISGEESIRQTKLRAERLGVKSPELYIYSETNLEFLNQTIEEVKPKFVIVDSIQTVYHPNVTSAPGSVSQVRECTAEFMRISKTKNIAIFLVGHVTKEGQIAGPRILEHMVDTVLYFEGERHHTYRILRSQKNRFGSTNEIAIFEMLQNGLKEVLNPSELFLQERSQGAPGSTVVASMEGTRPILVEIQALVTPSSFNYPKRMATGVDQNRISLLMAVLEKRMGMLLQAQDAYIKVAGGVKLDEPAIDLAVLVSIVSSFRDIAAKPMDCYIGEVGLTGEVRRVSRIEQRVQEAAKLGFKRAIIPASNLGGWDYPSDIEVIGVETVNQALKLSFKEL is encoded by the coding sequence ATGGTTAAAAAGAAAACAAAGTTCTTTTGTAATGCCTGCGGCTATGAATCACCAAAATGGCTTGGTAGATGTCCTGGTTGCGGTGAATGGAATACGATGGTTGAAGAAGTAGAAGTGGTATCAAAAGGGCCGAGAGGGGCATTTCAACATTCTGCAAATGTATCGCAAAAAGCGACACCCATTATTTCTGTAGAATCTGAAGAGGCACCAAGAGTTGAGACGGAACTAAAAGAGCTAAATCGCGTCCTAGGAGGTGGGGTAGTACCAGGCTCATTAATCTTAATTGGTGGTGATCCAGGTATCGGTAAATCCACATTATTATTGCAGGTATCAGCATTGCTATCCAATAAAGGTCACAGAGTTCTTTATATTTCAGGAGAAGAATCAATTCGGCAAACAAAGTTACGTGCAGAGCGACTTGGAGTCAAATCACCGGAGCTGTATATTTACTCAGAAACAAATTTAGAGTTTTTAAATCAAACGATTGAAGAAGTGAAACCAAAGTTTGTTATTGTAGATTCCATTCAAACTGTCTATCATCCAAATGTGACAAGTGCACCAGGGAGCGTATCACAAGTTCGTGAATGTACAGCTGAGTTTATGAGAATCTCAAAGACCAAGAATATTGCCATTTTTCTTGTTGGACACGTGACGAAAGAGGGACAAATTGCTGGCCCTCGTATCTTAGAACATATGGTAGATACCGTGTTGTATTTTGAAGGCGAACGTCATCATACGTATCGAATATTACGTAGTCAAAAGAATCGCTTTGGTTCTACGAATGAGATTGCTATTTTTGAAATGCTACAAAATGGTTTAAAAGAAGTGTTGAATCCTTCCGAATTGTTTTTGCAAGAACGTTCGCAAGGTGCGCCAGGCTCAACTGTTGTTGCTTCTATGGAAGGTACACGTCCAATTCTTGTAGAGATTCAAGCGCTTGTAACGCCATCAAGCTTTAACTACCCAAAACGAATGGCTACAGGTGTTGATCAAAATCGAATTTCCTTGTTAATGGCTGTATTAGAAAAAAGAATGGGTATGTTATTACAAGCACAAGACGCCTATATTAAAGTTGCTGGTGGGGTGAAGTTAGATGAACCTGCAATTGATTTGGCTGTACTAGTAAGTATTGTTTCTAGTTTTAGGGATATTGCTGCCAAACCAATGGATTGTTACATTGGAGAGGTTGGATTAACAGGTGAGGTACGTCGTGTATCTCGTATAGAGCAACGTGTTCAAGAAGCTGCAAAATTAGGCTTTAAACGTGCTATTATTCCAGCATCTAATTTAGGTGGATGGGATTATCCAAGTGATATTGAAGTGATTGGTGTAGAAACAGTGAATCAAGCATTAAAGTTGAGTTTTAAGGAATTATAA
- a CDS encoding DUF4870 domain-containing protein produces the protein MEIKGLKVILHASAFFAPCLVPILFFIFIKDEEVKRLSVQALLFQFVMWLLISIGWVLIFTIVLAVVGIPMMIIFGLMVFIVPIIGIVKALQDEVWEYPIVGKWI, from the coding sequence TTGGAAATCAAAGGGTTGAAAGTAATATTACATGCAAGTGCATTCTTTGCACCATGTTTAGTACCGATTCTCTTTTTTATTTTTATAAAAGATGAAGAAGTTAAACGTTTATCTGTTCAAGCGTTATTATTCCAATTTGTTATGTGGTTATTGATAAGTATTGGATGGGTTTTGATATTTACAATTGTTTTAGCTGTAGTTGGTATTCCAATGATGATTATATTTGGGCTTATGGTGTTTATCGTACCTATTATTGGTATTGTAAAAGCATTACAAGATGAGGTATGGGAATATCCGATAGTTGGAAAATGGATTTAA